The Oncorhynchus keta strain PuntledgeMale-10-30-2019 unplaced genomic scaffold, Oket_V2 Un_contig_9668_pilon_pilon, whole genome shotgun sequence genome window below encodes:
- the LOC127927164 gene encoding collagen alpha-1(XIV) chain-like: MSYVLKELFQESLGMRQDVPHVLVLLTDGRAVDDVEQPSRIAQAYGVSVLAIGVANADMDELKKIAYPASYQNIFYARDFDDFSSIEREFISNICSEALLSEFRQHDEVQDTHV; encoded by the exons ATGAGCTACGTTCTGAAGGAGCTGTTCCAGGAGTCTCTGGGGATGAGGCAGGATGTGCCTCATGTCTTGGTGTTGCTGACAGATGGCCGGGCCGTGGACGATGTGGAGCAACCCTCCAGGATCGCACAGGCTTATG GTGTGAGTGTGCTGGCCATCGGGGTGGCCAATGCAGACATGGACGAGCTGAAGAAGATAGCATATCCAGCCAGCTACCAGAACATCTTCTACGCCAGGGACTTTGATGACTTCTCCTCCATAGAGAGAGAGTTCATCAGCAACATCTGCAGCGAGGCGCTGCTCTCCGAGTTCAGACAACACGACGAGGTACAGGATACACACGTCTGA
- the LOC118376562 gene encoding collagen alpha-2(IX) chain-like gives MFESIGLKSKGEKGERGLPGTDGVPGLPGRPGRTGPPGSAGQRGLEGVPGDLGPPGITGPKGQRGERGEPGYVIGGIGDGHYAPGRKGEPGSSGPQGAPGVPGVSGPSGLPGQSGSPGSSGISVKGEHGEAGAKGLRGKVGAKGDKGDHGKDGQAGLPGPIGIDGVPGFPGQMGYKVRVSFIKKLQYT, from the exons ATGTTTGAGTCAATTGGCCTCAAGTccaaaggagagaaaggagagagg GGACTTCCTGGAACAGATGGTGTCCCTGGGTTGCCAGGACGACCAGGACGAACCGGACCCCCAGGTTCAGCCGGACAACGG GGTTTAGAAGGTGTTCCAGGTGATCTG GGGCCTCCTGGTATCACTGGTCCAAaaggccagagaggagagagg GGGGAGCCTGGGTATGTTATAGGGGGCATAGGAGACGGCCATTATGCTCCTGGACGAAAGGGAGAGCCTGGATCATCA GGACCCCAAGGGGCTCCGGGTGTACCAGGGGTCTCTGGACCCTCAGGCCTGCCTGGACAGTCAGGTTCACCTGGGTCCTCAGGGATATCTGTTAAG GGGGAACATGGGGAGGCAGGTGCTAAA GGTTTGCGTGGGAAAGTAGGGGCCAAAGGAGACAAAGGAGATCATGGTAAAGAT GGCCAAGCAGGGTTACCTGGTCCCATTGGAATTGATGGTGTTCCAGGCTTCCCAGGTCAAATGGGATATAAGGTAAGAGTGTCCTTCATCAAGAAGTTACAGTATACCTGA
- the LOC118376561 gene encoding collagen alpha-1(XXVIII) chain-like, translating into MGTQGVTGFAGALGQKGDEGQRGVPGDPAKGILGPTGKKGTRGDIGPIGPTGPQGVKGVQGVKGEKGSPGFGIPGQQGPKGENGERGNVGLSGKPGPKGHDGSKGAGGTVGVPGNPGAPGLRGKDGVPGIKGESGLRGEQGPAGEPGERNKGPTGVTGTTRDPAEKGDTGNIGLPGTEGKKGEPYCDGDAGLLSSHSVFTSR; encoded by the exons ATGGGAACACAGGGAGTGACA GGCTTTGCGGGGGCTCTTGGCCAGAAGGGTGACGAG ggacagagaggagttcCTGGTGACCCAGCCAAAGGG ATCCTTGGTCCCACAGGAAAGAAGGGTACCAGG GGTGACATTGGTCCCATCGGTCCAACTGGACCCCAGGGAGTAAAAGGGGTCCAAGGAGTCAAAGGAGAGAAG GGTAGTCCTGGGTTCGGCATTCCTGGACAGCAGGGACCAAAGGGAGAAAATGGTGAAAGG GGAAATGTTGGCTTGTCTGGGAAACCTGGACCCAAG GGGCACGATGGCTCTAAAGGGGCAGGGGGAACTGTTGGGGTCCCCGGGAATCCCGGAGCACCAGGTCTAAGAGGTAAAGAT GGTGTGCCTGGAATCAAAGGAGAATCAGGACTACGG GGAGAGCAGGGACCAGCAGGTGAGCCTGGTGAGAGGAACAAGG GGCCCACTGGGGTTACCGGGACGACCAGGGACCCAGCAGAGAAAGGAGATACCGGGAACATTGGTTTGCCT GGAACGGAGGGAAAGAAAGGAGAGCCT TATTGTGATGGTGATGCAGGACTGCTCAGCTCGCACAGTGTGTTTACGAGCCGCTAG